A single window of Gossypium hirsutum isolate 1008001.06 chromosome A10, Gossypium_hirsutum_v2.1, whole genome shotgun sequence DNA harbors:
- the LOC107925195 gene encoding transport inhibitor response 1-like protein Os04g0395600: protein MEPSELKRSKDSPNLDESTRRSSFPDEVLERVLSLLKSHRDRSSVSLVCKDWYNAERWSRTHVFIGNCYSVSPEIVARRFPKIRSVTLKGKPRFSDFNLVPENWGADIHAWLVVFAAKYPFLEELRLKRMAISDESLEFLAVSFPNFKALSLLSCDGFSTNGLAAIATHCKNLTELDIQENGIDDKGGSWLSCFPESFTSLEVLNFANLSSDINFDALERLVGRCKSMRVLKLNRSVSLEQLQRLLVNAPQLAELGTGSFSEELTFRQCVELESALSNCKNMHTLSGLWDAKGIYLPALYPVCTHLTFLNLSYAALRSDELAKLLAHCPRLKRLWVLDTVEDKGLEAVGMNCPLLEELRVFPADLFDEEIIHGVTEAGFVAVSFGCPRLHYVLYFCCQMTNAAVATIVQNCPDFTHFRLCIMNPGQPDHITNEPMDEAFGAVVKTCTKLQRLSVSGRLTDLTFEYIGRYAKNLETLSVAFAGSSDWGMQCVMGGCSKLRKLEIRDCPFGNAALLSGLEKYESMRSLWMSACNVTMNGCRLLAREMPRLNVEVMKEDGSDDSQADKVYVYRSIAGPRRDAPPSVLTL, encoded by the exons ATGGAACCATCGGAGCTGAAGAGGTCGAAGGACTCGCCGAACTTGGACGAGTCAACTCGTCGGTCGTCATTTCCCGACGAAGTGCTGGAGCGAGTTCTCTCCCTTTTGAAATCCCACAGGGACCGGAGCTCCGTTTCTTTGGTTTGCAAGGACTGGTACAACGCGGAACGGTGGTCGAGGACTCACGTCTTCATCGGAAACTGTTACTCGGTTTCGCCGGAGATCGTCGCGCGGCGGTTCCCGAAGATAAGGAGCGTGACTTTGAAGGGGAAACCTAGGTTTTCTGACTTCAACTTGGTGCCGGAAAATTGGGGAGCCGATATCCACGCGTGGCTGGTCGTTTTCGCGGCTAAGTATCCGTTCCTCGAAGAGCTTAGGCTTAAGCGAATGGCGATCAGCGATGAAAGCTTGGAGTTTCTCGCAGTTTCTTTCCCTAACTTTAAAGCTCTTTCCCTTTTAAGCTGTGACGGTTTTAGCACTAACGGACTTGCCGCCATTGCCACTCACTGCAA GAACTTGACTGAGCTTGACATACAGGAGAATGGCATTGATGATAAAGGGGGTAGTTGGTTGAGCTGCTTCCCGGAAAGCTTCACATCATTGGAAGTGCTCAACTTTGCCAACTTGAGTAGCGATATTAATTTCGATGCTCTTGAGAGGCTTGTAGGTAGGTGCAAGTCAATGAGGGTTTTGAAGTTGAATAGGAGTGTATCGTTGGAACAGTTACAAAGACTTCTTGTTAATGCCCCACAATTAGCTGAGCTCGGTACGGGCTCGTTCTCGGAAGAACTTACTTTCCGCCAATGTGTAGAGCTTGAAAGTGCGTTAAGTAATTGCAAGAATATGCATACGCTATCTGGTTTGTGGGATGCCAAGGGGATATATCTCCCTGCCCTGTATCCTGTGTGCACGCATCTAACATTCTTGAACTTGAGCTATGCTGCTTTGAGAAGCGATGAATTGGCTAAACTTCTGGCTCATTGTCCACGACTTAAACGCCTATGG GTCTTGGACACGGTAGAAGACAAGGGGCTGGAGGCTGTTGGAATGAACTGCCCTTTGCTTGAGGAACTACGAGTTTTCCCTGCTGATCTGTTTGACGAGGAAATTATCCATGGAGTCACTGAAGCTGGGTTTGTGGCTGTGTCTTTTGGTTGCCCGAGACTCCACTATGTTCTCTATTTTTGTTGTCAAATGACTAATGCTGCTGTAGCAACCATTGTACAGAACTGCCCTGATTTTACTCATTTCCGATTATGCATAATGAACCCGGGTCAACCGGATCATATCACAAATGAACCTATGGATGAAGCTTTTGGTGCTGTGGTTAAGACATGCACTAAACTTCAGAGGCTTTCAGTTTCAGGTCGCTTAACTGATCTGACATTCGAGTATATCGGTAGGTATGCTAAGAACTTGGAGACCCTCTCAGTGGCATTTGCAGGCAGCAGTGACTGGGGGATGCAGTGTGTTATGGGAGGTTGTTCAAAACTAAGGAAACTTGAGATACGAGATTGCCCGTTTGGAAATGCTGCACTGCTGTCAGGTTTGGAGAAGTACGAATCTATGAGGTCACTTTGGATGTCGGCCTGCAATGTGACAATGAATGGTTGTAGGCTATTGGCAAGGGAGATGCCTAGGTTGAACGTTGAGGTAATGAAGGAGGATGGAAGTGATGATAGTCAAGCTGATAAAGTCTATGTTTATCGTTCGATTGCTGGCCCACGGAGGGATGCCCCACCATCTGTTCTTACTCTCTGA
- the LOC107925194 gene encoding dynein light chain 1, cytoplasmic gives MLEGKAIVGETDMLHTMQKDALHLAAKALDLFEATESTDIAQFIKKDFDRVYGPGWQCVVGTDFSSFVTHCHGCFIHFCVGSLAILLFRGAVNQAKEANLFTTFEALDA, from the exons ATGTTGGAGGGTAAAGCGATTGTAGGCGAAACCGATATGCTCCATACGATGCAGAAGGATGCACTTCACTTAGCTGCAAAAGCTCTTGATCTCTTCGAAGCCACTGAATCGACTGATATAGCCCAGTTTATAAAAAAG GATTTCGACAGGGTATACGGACCTGGGTGGCAATGCGTTGTAGGGACGGATTTTAGTTCATTTGTGACGCACTGCCATGGTTGCTTCATACACTTTTGCGTTGGCAGTCTTGCGATATTGCTCTTCAGGGGTGCAGTAAATCAAGCAAAAGAGGCAAACTTGTTCACGACCTTCGAGGCTTTAGATGCTTAG
- the LOC107925266 gene encoding vacuolar protein 8, which translates to MGEEEKPKQQQQQENSAESFEAMKSSLSQVIEGISSLISLSHCIRVFTVKWQLIRKKLEELSSGLMAIENCGSSSAQNIEVFSALVPSILVTVNECHCLARACVDLSYSGKLLMQSYLDVILAKFDNHVKDLSGFYTTGILSHGFAIVVSRPGVTASKDDMRFYIRDLLTRMKIGDTEMKKQALGNLYQVLAEDERYVKLIIEIGDIVNVLVQFLDSPEIEIQREASKIVNLISGFDLYKGFLVKAGIIGPLVRILETGNDLGKEGAVKCVQKLTVNADNAWSVSAHGGVTALLKICSNGDFGGELIGPACGVLRNLVGVEEIKRFMVEEGAISTFIKLVTSREDLVQINSMEFLQNIASGDESLTRIVVKEGGIRALIHVLDPKSTVSSKTREIALRTIEDLCFSSQNRINMLMNDGFIDRLLFFLRNGEVSVQESTLKVTSRLCCASEEAKKAMGDAGFIPELVKLLDAKSYEVRSIATTTLHSLVSIPKNRKQFIQDDRNIGCLLQSLDRDEAISGNNKKLLLSILMSLTSCNNGRRKIASSGYLKNIEKLAEAEVYDAKRLVRKLSSNRFRSMLSGLWHY; encoded by the coding sequence ATGGGAGAAGAAGAGAAACCAAAGCAGCAACAGCAACAAGAAAACTCAGCTGAATCTTTCGAAGCAATGAAATCCAGTCTCAGTCAAGTTATTGAGGGTATATCTTCCTTGATTTCTCTTTCTCATTGCATCAGAGTTTTCACTGTAAAATGGCAACTTATTCGAAAGAAGCTAGAAGAGTTAAGTTCTGGGTTAATGGCGATTGAAAACTGTGGTTCAAGTTCTGCTCAAAACATAGAGGTCTTTTCTGCGTTGGTTCCTTCCATTTTAGTCACCGTAAATGAATGTCACTGTCTCGCAAGAGCATGTGTGGATCTTTCTTATAGTGGGAAACTCTTGATGCAAAGCTACCTCGATGTAATACTTGCTAAATTCGACAACCATGTGAAGGATCTTTCTGGGTTTTACACTACTGGGATTTTAAGCCATGGTTTCGCCATTGTTGTTTCAAGGCCCGGTGTTACTGCTTCCAAAGATGACATGAGGTTTTACATAAGGGATTTATTAACAAGAATGAAGATTGGGGATACAGAGATGAAAAAACAAGCATTGGGTAATTTATATCAAGTTTTGGCTGAAGATGAGAGGTATGTTAAACTTATAATAGAAATTGGTGATATTGTGAATGTTTTAGTACAGTTTCTTGATTCCCCAGAGATAGAGATTCAACGTGAAGCTTCAAAGATTGTGAATTTGATCTCTGGGTTTGATTTATATAAAGGGTTTTTGGTTAAAGCTGGGATTATTGGTCCTTTAGTTCGGATTTTGGAAACTGGGAATGATTTGGGTAAAGAAGGAGCTGTTAAATGTGTGCAAAAATTGACTGTTAATGCTGATAATGCATGGTCTGTTTCAGCTCATGGTGGAGTGACTGCTCTGTTGAAAATATGTTCTAATGGTGATTTTGGGGGTGAATTGATCGGTCCTGCTTGTGGGGTGTTGAGGAATCTTGTTGGTGTTGAAGAAATTAAGAGATTCATGGTTGAAGAAGGAGCTATATCAACATTCATCAAGCTTGTAACATCAAGGGAAGACCTTGTGCAGATCAATTCAATGGAGTTCCTTCAAAATATAGCTTCTGGGGATGAATCCCTTACTCGAATCGTTGTTAAAGAAGGTGGGATTCGTGCGTTGATACACGTTTTGGATCCGAAATCGACCGTCTCTTCAAAAACAAGAGAAATAGCATTAAGGACGATCGAGGATCTCTGCTTTTCATCGCAAAACCGCATCAACATGTTGATGAATGACGGGTTCATCGATAGACTGTTGTTCTTCCTTCGCAATGGCGAGGTTTCGGTTCAAGAATCAACTCTAAAGGTGACATCCAGGCTTTGTTGTGCATCAGAAGAGGCTAAGAAAGCAATGGGGGATGCCGGTTTCATCCCCGAGCTCGTGAAACTGCTCGATGCAAAGTCATACGAAGTGCGTTCCATAGCAACCACAACACTTCATAGCTTGGTCTCAATTCCAAAAAACCGAAAACAGTTCATCCAAGACGACCGAAACATAGGCTGCCTCCTCCAATCACTTGACCGAGACGAAGCCATTTCAGGTAACAACAAAAAGCTCTTGCTCTCTATACTAATGTCATTAACAAGCTGCAACAATGGTAGAAGAAAAATTGCCAGCTCTGGTTATCTAAAGAACATAGAAAAACTTGCTGAAGCTGAAGTTTATGATGCCAAAAGACTTGTTAGGAAGCTGTCTAGCAATCGATTTCGTAGTATGCTGAGTGGATTATGGCATTATTGA